The following coding sequences are from one Nicotiana tabacum cultivar K326 chromosome 1, ASM71507v2, whole genome shotgun sequence window:
- the LOC107822161 gene encoding LRR receptor-like serine/threonine-protein kinase EFR isoform X2, with amino-acid sequence MIRRLRVRAVETTSYMNVSNFTGKVSIDFGGLSNLWWLILASNSIGNGKVDDLSFFNSLSRCRNLKVLDLSDCQFGGVLPDSIANLSTNLLSLRLGGNQLFGSIHSGIGNLVNLTELQLQKNNFSGSIPEVVGDLRMLQLVDLSENKLSGSIPSSISNMSRLYSLHLEKNELTGNIPLSFGNFQYLQDLDLSQNHLSGIIPNGVMSLSSLTVSLNLSDNRLSGPLSMEIGALNNLGKLDVSNNMLSGKIPSSIGRCITLESLILGGNFFEGTIPSSLSSLRGLEKLDLSRNNFSGQIPRFLQQISLKNLNLSFNQFEGQLPTEGVFSNATAISIFGNKNLCGGIPELKLPTCPNTESKGRDKSSSIKLMIPLLSGLLALVLIMSLVIIFRLRKARKESSLTSSPTGGFLLRVTYESLYRATNGFSSANLIGNGSFCSVYKGVLDPGERLVAVKVINIDQQGAFKSFVAECEALRNIRHRNLVKIYTACSTCDFEGNPFKALVYEYMPNGSLESWLHPTPEADASNNEVRILGLVERLNIAIDAACALEYLHHHCHKPIVHCDLKPDNILLDNDMTAHVADFGLAKFFSEAMSKYRPNQSSSIGMRGTIGYTAPEYSMGGKASPFGDVYSYGILLLEMFTGKRPTDNMFKDGLTLHNFAKMALPEINDEIVDPMLLPSSSSREVQDEEEGIIDPDDSSVKQARGCLISIIKIGVECSVESPRERIDIGDVVKELQLIRDILLASHAVQSSTSGSLRFEGSSSRSVTSNWHNFTSFRLP; translated from the exons ATGATCAGAAGattacgggttcgagccgtggaaacaacttCTTACATGAATGTAAG CAATTTCACTGGTAAAGTTTCGATTGACTTTGGGGGCTTGTCGAATCTTTGGTGGCTGATTCTTGCTTCAAATTCCATTGGAAATGGAAAAGTTGATGATTTGAGTTTTTTCAATTCTTTGAGTAGATGTAGAAACTTGAAAGTACTGGATTTGAGTGATTGCCAATTTGGAGGTGTGCTACCTGATTCTATTGCAAATTTATCGACAAATCTTCTGTCACTAAGATTGGGAGGTAATCAACTATTTGGAAGTATTCATTCAGGAATAGGAAATCTTGTTAACTTGACTGAATTGCAATTGCAAAAGAATAATTTTTCTGGTAGCATTCCTGAAGTTGTTGGCGATCTTCGTATGCTTCAGTTAGTTGACTTATCTGAAAACAAGCTTTCGGGAAGTATTCCATCTTCTATATCTAACATGAGTCGATTATATTCACTTCATCTTGAAAAGAATGAGTTAACTGGTAACATTCCCCTTAGTTTTGGTAACTTTCAATACTTGCAAGATTTAGACCTTTCTCAGAATCATCTAAGTGGTATAATACCAAATGGAGTTATGAGTTTGTCGTCCTTAACAGTTTCTCTTAATCTTTCTGACAATCGATTGTCTGGTCCTCTATCGATGGAAATTGGAGCTCTAAACAATCTTGGGAAATTGGATGTTTCTAATAACATGTTGTCGGGGAAAATTCCTAGTAGCATAGGTAGGTGTATAACTTTGGAGAGCCTTATTTTAGGTGGCAACTTCTTTGAAGGTACAATTCCTTCGTCTCTTAGTTCTTTGAGAGGTCTTGAGAAGTTGGATCTTTCTCGCAACAATTTCTCCGGCCAAATTCCAAGATTTCTGCAGCAGATTTCTctaaaaaacttgaatttgtCTTTCAACCAGTTCGAGGGTCAGTTGCCGACTGAAGGGGTTTTCAGTAATGCAACTGCAATCTCCATATTTGGGAATAAGAATCTTTGTGGAGGTATACCAGAACTGAAGTTGCCAACATGTCCAAACACTGAATCTAAGGGAAGAGATAAATCAAGCAGTATTAAGCTAATGATCCCTCTTCTTTCTGGTCTTCTAGCACTGGTCTTGATAATGTCTTTAGTCATAATCTTTCGGTTAAGAAAGGCAAGGAAAGAGTCGTCTTTAACATCTTCACCTACAGGAGGTTTTCTTTTGAGGGTTACTTATGAGAGCTTATATAGAGCAACAAATGGATTCTCTTCTGCTAATTTGATTGGGAATGGTAGCTTTTGTTCTGTTTACAAAGGGGTACTTGATCCTGGTGAAAGATTGGTTGCGGTGAAAGTGATAAACATTGACCAACAAGGGGCTTTTAAGAGCTTCGTAGCTGAGTGTGAGGCCCTGAGAAACATTAGGCATCGAAATCTTGTAAAGATTTATACTGCCTGTTCAACTTGTGATTTTGAAGGTAATCCGTTTAAAGCTTTGGTGTATGAGTACATGcccaatgggagcttggagagtTGGCTGCATCCTACTCCAGAAGCCGATGCCTCAAATAATGAGGTGAGGATCCTAGGTCTAGTCGAAAGACTAAATATTGCTATTGATGCTGCTTGTGCACTGGAATATCTTCATCACCATTGCCACAAGCCAATCGTGCACTGTGATCTGAAACCGGACAACATCCTTCTCGACAATGACATGACTGCACATGTAGCTGATTTTGGATTGGCAAAGTTCTTCTCAGAAGCCATGAGCAAATATCGTCCTAATCAGAGTAGTTCAATTGGAATGAGGGGGACAATTGGATATACTGCACCAG AGTACAGCATGGGAGGTAAGGCTTCTCCATTTGGTGATGTTTACAGCTATGGGATTCTCTTGCTAGAGATGTTTACTGGAAAGAGACCTACTGACAACATGTTCAAAGATGGACTGACTCTTCATAATTTTGCTAAGATGGCGTTacctgaaataaatgatgaaatagtTGACCCTATGCTTCTACCTAGCAGCAGCAGCAGAGAAGTACAAGACGAAGAGGAAGGCATTATCGATCCAGATGATTCTAGTGTGAAACAAGCACGGGGATGCTTGATCTCGATAATAAAGATTGGAGTTGAATGTTCAGTTGAATCTCCAAGAGAAAGGATAGATATTGGTGATGTTGTCAAGGAACTGCAACTAATCAGAGACATTCTCCTTGCTTCTCATGCAGTTCAAAGCTCAACCAGCGG GAGCTTGAGATTTGAAGGTTCTTCCAGTCGTTCTGTCACAAGCAACTGGCACAATTTTACATCATTTCGTCTACCTTGA
- the LOC142161878 gene encoding receptor kinase-like protein Xa21 produces the protein MGRDNYYLAEYGSGVSVSTFGDVYSYGIMLLELFTGRRPTDVVFKDGLNIHQYVKTTLPKHVMEIADPALLLAYEENSKNEDNVSDLEEKAILQDDEHISQLNASTMIEGCLVSILKIGLLYSSSSPRDRMPIRIALDKIHTIKNLYLQSKEEKQ, from the coding sequence atgggtcgtgacaattattaTCTTGCAGAATATGGATCAGGTGTAAGCGTATCCACTTTTGGAGATGTTTATAGCTATGGTATCATGTTGCTAGAGTTGTTCACTGGTAGAAGGCCGACCGATGTAGTATTCAAAGATGGCCTGAATATTCACCAATATGTCAAAACCACTTTGCCTAAACATGTTATGGAGATTGCTGATCCAGCATTGCTTTTAGCATATGAAGAAAACAGCAAAAATGAGGACAATGTGAGTGATTTGGAAGAAAAGGCAATACTTCAAGATGATGAGCACATTTCCCAGCTAAATGCCAGCACTATGATAGAAGGATGCTTGGTCTCAATCTTGAAAATTGGACTTTTATATTCTAGCTCATCGCCAAGAGATCGGATGCCAATAAGAATAGCTTTGGACAAGATTCATACAATCAAGAACTTGTATCTACAGTCTAAGGAGGAGAAACAATAG
- the LOC107822161 gene encoding putative receptor-like protein kinase At3g47110 isoform X1, with the protein MVSSLQFKIPMPFCSFVFYLTLLPCLFTFALKFHSGNETDFQALLAIKAEITNDPYGILTTWNDSVHFCSWTGITCGHLHKRVTKLNLTSLDLVGTLSPYIGNLTFLTGLNLELNNFHGKIPPQVGGLFRLQHLNLTNNSFSGEIPMNLSHCSNLVMLRFGWNQLIGNIPFQFGSLQKLERFQVHYNNLSGLIPETLGNLSSIKSLSLAANNFDGTIPSSLGQLKSLNFLGLGINKLSGLVPAAIFNLSSLEIFTVPYNQLYGTLLSDLGFSLPNLKVLNIGHNWFTGHFPKSLSNASNLVELDANGSNFTGKVSIDFGGLSNLWWLILASNSIGNGKVDDLSFFNSLSRCRNLKVLDLSDCQFGGVLPDSIANLSTNLLSLRLGGNQLFGSIHSGIGNLVNLTELQLQKNNFSGSIPEVVGDLRMLQLVDLSENKLSGSIPSSISNMSRLYSLHLEKNELTGNIPLSFGNFQYLQDLDLSQNHLSGIIPNGVMSLSSLTVSLNLSDNRLSGPLSMEIGALNNLGKLDVSNNMLSGKIPSSIGRCITLESLILGGNFFEGTIPSSLSSLRGLEKLDLSRNNFSGQIPRFLQQISLKNLNLSFNQFEGQLPTEGVFSNATAISIFGNKNLCGGIPELKLPTCPNTESKGRDKSSSIKLMIPLLSGLLALVLIMSLVIIFRLRKARKESSLTSSPTGGFLLRVTYESLYRATNGFSSANLIGNGSFCSVYKGVLDPGERLVAVKVINIDQQGAFKSFVAECEALRNIRHRNLVKIYTACSTCDFEGNPFKALVYEYMPNGSLESWLHPTPEADASNNEVRILGLVERLNIAIDAACALEYLHHHCHKPIVHCDLKPDNILLDNDMTAHVADFGLAKFFSEAMSKYRPNQSSSIGMRGTIGYTAPEYSMGGKASPFGDVYSYGILLLEMFTGKRPTDNMFKDGLTLHNFAKMALPEINDEIVDPMLLPSSSSREVQDEEEGIIDPDDSSVKQARGCLISIIKIGVECSVESPRERIDIGDVVKELQLIRDILLASHAVQSSTSGSLRFEGSSSRSVTSNWHNFTSFRLP; encoded by the exons ATGGTGTCTTCTCTCCAATTCAAGATTCCAATGCCATTCTGTTCTTTTGTTTTCTATCTAACTCTCTTACCATGCTTGTTCACTTTTGCCTTGAAGTTTCATAGTGGTAATGAAACTGATTTTCAAGCCTTACTTGCCATTAAAGCAGAGATAACTAATGACCCTTATGGTATTTTGACCACATGGAATGATTCAGTCCATTTCTGTAGCTGGACAGGTATCACTTGTGGCCATCTTCACAAAAGAGTCACTAAACTTAACTTGACATCACTTGACTTAGTAGGTACATTGTCACCTTATATAGGAAATCTTACATTTCTCACTGGTCTTAATCTTGAGCTCAACAATTTCCATggaaaaatcccaccacaggttGGAGGTTTGTTCAGGCTTCAGCATCTTAATTTGACTAATAACTCATTTTCTGGAGAGATAccgatgaatctttctcattGTTCGAATCTTGTTATGCTTCGTTTTGGTTGGAACCAATTGATTGGAAATATTCCATTTCAGTTTGGTTCATTGCAAAAGCTTGAAAGATTCCAAGTTCATTACAACAACCTCAGTGGACTCATCCCAGAAACTTTAGGTAATCTTTCCTCAATCAAATCCCTTTCTTTAGCAGCTAACAATTTTGATGGAACTATTCCTAGTTCTCTTGGCCAATTGAAGAGtttgaattttcttggtttgGGTATAAATAAGCTATCTGGTTTGGTGCCTGCTGCGATTTTCAATCTTTCATCTCTTGAAATATTCACAGTTCCATATAATCAGTTGTATGGAACTTTGCTATCAGACTTGGGTTTTAGTCTTCCCAATTTAAAAGTTCTAAATATTGGTCATAATTGGTTTACTGGACACTTTCCTAAGTCATTATCTAATGCTTCAAATCTTGTTGAACTTGATGCAAATGGCAGCAATTTCACTGGTAAAGTTTCGATTGACTTTGGGGGCTTGTCGAATCTTTGGTGGCTGATTCTTGCTTCAAATTCCATTGGAAATGGAAAAGTTGATGATTTGAGTTTTTTCAATTCTTTGAGTAGATGTAGAAACTTGAAAGTACTGGATTTGAGTGATTGCCAATTTGGAGGTGTGCTACCTGATTCTATTGCAAATTTATCGACAAATCTTCTGTCACTAAGATTGGGAGGTAATCAACTATTTGGAAGTATTCATTCAGGAATAGGAAATCTTGTTAACTTGACTGAATTGCAATTGCAAAAGAATAATTTTTCTGGTAGCATTCCTGAAGTTGTTGGCGATCTTCGTATGCTTCAGTTAGTTGACTTATCTGAAAACAAGCTTTCGGGAAGTATTCCATCTTCTATATCTAACATGAGTCGATTATATTCACTTCATCTTGAAAAGAATGAGTTAACTGGTAACATTCCCCTTAGTTTTGGTAACTTTCAATACTTGCAAGATTTAGACCTTTCTCAGAATCATCTAAGTGGTATAATACCAAATGGAGTTATGAGTTTGTCGTCCTTAACAGTTTCTCTTAATCTTTCTGACAATCGATTGTCTGGTCCTCTATCGATGGAAATTGGAGCTCTAAACAATCTTGGGAAATTGGATGTTTCTAATAACATGTTGTCGGGGAAAATTCCTAGTAGCATAGGTAGGTGTATAACTTTGGAGAGCCTTATTTTAGGTGGCAACTTCTTTGAAGGTACAATTCCTTCGTCTCTTAGTTCTTTGAGAGGTCTTGAGAAGTTGGATCTTTCTCGCAACAATTTCTCCGGCCAAATTCCAAGATTTCTGCAGCAGATTTCTctaaaaaacttgaatttgtCTTTCAACCAGTTCGAGGGTCAGTTGCCGACTGAAGGGGTTTTCAGTAATGCAACTGCAATCTCCATATTTGGGAATAAGAATCTTTGTGGAGGTATACCAGAACTGAAGTTGCCAACATGTCCAAACACTGAATCTAAGGGAAGAGATAAATCAAGCAGTATTAAGCTAATGATCCCTCTTCTTTCTGGTCTTCTAGCACTGGTCTTGATAATGTCTTTAGTCATAATCTTTCGGTTAAGAAAGGCAAGGAAAGAGTCGTCTTTAACATCTTCACCTACAGGAGGTTTTCTTTTGAGGGTTACTTATGAGAGCTTATATAGAGCAACAAATGGATTCTCTTCTGCTAATTTGATTGGGAATGGTAGCTTTTGTTCTGTTTACAAAGGGGTACTTGATCCTGGTGAAAGATTGGTTGCGGTGAAAGTGATAAACATTGACCAACAAGGGGCTTTTAAGAGCTTCGTAGCTGAGTGTGAGGCCCTGAGAAACATTAGGCATCGAAATCTTGTAAAGATTTATACTGCCTGTTCAACTTGTGATTTTGAAGGTAATCCGTTTAAAGCTTTGGTGTATGAGTACATGcccaatgggagcttggagagtTGGCTGCATCCTACTCCAGAAGCCGATGCCTCAAATAATGAGGTGAGGATCCTAGGTCTAGTCGAAAGACTAAATATTGCTATTGATGCTGCTTGTGCACTGGAATATCTTCATCACCATTGCCACAAGCCAATCGTGCACTGTGATCTGAAACCGGACAACATCCTTCTCGACAATGACATGACTGCACATGTAGCTGATTTTGGATTGGCAAAGTTCTTCTCAGAAGCCATGAGCAAATATCGTCCTAATCAGAGTAGTTCAATTGGAATGAGGGGGACAATTGGATATACTGCACCAG AGTACAGCATGGGAGGTAAGGCTTCTCCATTTGGTGATGTTTACAGCTATGGGATTCTCTTGCTAGAGATGTTTACTGGAAAGAGACCTACTGACAACATGTTCAAAGATGGACTGACTCTTCATAATTTTGCTAAGATGGCGTTacctgaaataaatgatgaaatagtTGACCCTATGCTTCTACCTAGCAGCAGCAGCAGAGAAGTACAAGACGAAGAGGAAGGCATTATCGATCCAGATGATTCTAGTGTGAAACAAGCACGGGGATGCTTGATCTCGATAATAAAGATTGGAGTTGAATGTTCAGTTGAATCTCCAAGAGAAAGGATAGATATTGGTGATGTTGTCAAGGAACTGCAACTAATCAGAGACATTCTCCTTGCTTCTCATGCAGTTCAAAGCTCAACCAGCGG GAGCTTGAGATTTGAAGGTTCTTCCAGTCGTTCTGTCACAAGCAACTGGCACAATTTTACATCATTTCGTCTACCTTGA